TAAATACCCTATAAATACTGAGTGTTCATAATCATATGATTTTAAATAGATAATTGATGAAAAGTAATGAAATGCTCATCTATCAAAGTCGATGGCTGTTCCCTACTCGCTTCATTTTAGTCGACGATCAATTATGGTTTAAAAGCTAATATTAATGTAACTGTAAAGTAAATTGCTTAGGCTGCACTGATGCAGATGTGATCATTTTCCCGCCATATGCTTATTCACAATATTGTTAAAAGTATGCAACGTCTCATTTCTAAGACTAAATTGAAGTTATTTCAGGTGAGAATAAATGGGAAAATATTGGCTCTGTGATTCCATAAAAACACCTTCCTTTATAAACAATAACTTACAGCCAATCAATAACGCTTCTCATACGACTAAAGTCTAATGTCATTAAGTCAAAATATCATAGTCACTTGGTGGTATATGCGATTTCTGTATGTTAGTGTGTATAAAAGTTGTTAATAAGTATACGCGGAAGTTACTTTTACCATTTGTTGTTAGGGGAATTGATATGGATATCAAAAATGACGAATCACAAGCATTTGATGCAGATGTAATTCACCTGTATTTAAAAGAAATTTCTCACAAACCACTACTTACTAAAGAAGAAGAAGTCTTGTATAGCCGAAAATGCCTAACTGGCGATAAAAGTGCTAAACAAGTCATGATCGAAAGTAACCTTCGTCTTGTGGTAAGTATCGCTAAAAAATACCGCGGCAGCGGTATGCTGCTGAGCGATTTGATTGATGAAGGTAACATTGGTTTAATTACCGCTGTTGATAAGTTCGACCCGGAACGCGGCTTTAGGTTTTCGACTTATGCGACATGGTGGATTAAACAAACGATCGAGCGTGCTATTCACAATCAAGCACGTACTATCCGCTTACCCGTGCATGTTTCAAAAGAAATTAATACGATTCTTCGCACGCACAAACAACTAATGCGCAACACAAGCCACGAGCCTAGCCAAGAAGAAGTCGCTGAAAAGTTAGAACGAAGTGTTGAAGATATCTCTGGTGTACTGGCTTTCGATGCGCCTGTTGTGTCAATTGATCAGGCAATCACAGATGATTCGAATTCACAAAGTATGTCAGCGTTTATTTCTGATAATGGTTCGATGAACCCAGATACAGCCGCAAACGAGCAAGACATTAACAAACTCGCTATTGCTATGCTTGAAAGTTTAAACATGCGTGATCGTGAAATTCTGTGTCGTCGTTTTGGCCTACTCGGCTATGAAGCACAAACATTACAACAAGTCGCAGATGAAGTTGGATTAACACGTGAACGTATTAGACAGCTTCAAGTTAGCTCTTTAAGTAAATTAAAAAATGCATTGCAGCGTGATAACTATAATTTAGAGCTTCTATTTGCTGAAAGTGCATAACCAAAACTAGCTAAACTGGTTATAAAAGCCTCTCGTGATCGATGATTACGAGAGGTTTTTTATTTGTCTCATACTTGCGATAGCTAAATTTGATAACATTAGTCGATAATTAAGTTTTAGAATTATCAATAAAATCACTATGCAAAAAATTATTCGTCAACTGCCTGTTGTTGTCGCGCTATTACTTTCTGGCTGCGCGAGTTACACGGTAACAGAGTCTGAGGTGCAATCTTACCTTGATAAGAACGCACAATTTGAAAGAACCGTTGGTATTAAAGGCATTGCGCATGCAAATGTAGCTTTTGATGATATTGCTGTCGGCATTGGCCGCGTTGCATCAGACAGAGTTAACCTTGACGCAAACGCTAAAGCGAATGTTGTAATAACGGGACAAAAACCTCAGGCTATCGATGTAACGATGAGCTTCAGCGCTGTACCATATTACGATAAAGAAGAAGGCGCAATATTTGTTAAGCACCTAGAGTTGGAAGACCTTCAGCTATCTCCGCCTGAGATCGGTATGTTTTTAACTAAACCTCTCGTCTCACCTATCGTTTCTTTAGTTGGCGAGCTTATATCGACGCGCCCTATTTATAGGTTAGATGAAAATGATTTTAAACAGTCTTTATTAAAATCAGCTAAGCCTGAGTTGCTGATCAAAGGAAATAAAATCGTTATCGATTTTTAGTATAAAAACGTATTGCTCTTAACTAACAATACTGGTGTATCACCAATGTGTGGATAC
The nucleotide sequence above comes from Photobacterium swingsii. Encoded proteins:
- a CDS encoding DUF1439 domain-containing protein — protein: MQKIIRQLPVVVALLLSGCASYTVTESEVQSYLDKNAQFERTVGIKGIAHANVAFDDIAVGIGRVASDRVNLDANAKANVVITGQKPQAIDVTMSFSAVPYYDKEEGAIFVKHLELEDLQLSPPEIGMFLTKPLVSPIVSLVGELISTRPIYRLDENDFKQSLLKSAKPELLIKGNKIVIDF
- the rpoS gene encoding RNA polymerase sigma factor RpoS, with amino-acid sequence MDIKNDESQAFDADVIHLYLKEISHKPLLTKEEEVLYSRKCLTGDKSAKQVMIESNLRLVVSIAKKYRGSGMLLSDLIDEGNIGLITAVDKFDPERGFRFSTYATWWIKQTIERAIHNQARTIRLPVHVSKEINTILRTHKQLMRNTSHEPSQEEVAEKLERSVEDISGVLAFDAPVVSIDQAITDDSNSQSMSAFISDNGSMNPDTAANEQDINKLAIAMLESLNMRDREILCRRFGLLGYEAQTLQQVADEVGLTRERIRQLQVSSLSKLKNALQRDNYNLELLFAESA